The proteins below come from a single Peromyscus leucopus breed LL Stock chromosome 13, UCI_PerLeu_2.1, whole genome shotgun sequence genomic window:
- the Eef1b2 gene encoding elongation factor 1-beta, which produces MGFGDLKTPAGLQVLNDYLADKSYIEGYVPSQADVAVFEAVSGPPPADLCHALRWYNHIKSYEKEKASLPGVKKSLGKYGPASVEDTTGSGAADAKDDDDIDLFGSDDEEESEEAKRLREERLAQYESKKAKKPAVVAKSSILLDVKPWDDETDMAKLEECVRSIQADGLVWGSSKLVPVGYGIKKLQIQCVVEDDKVGTDMLEEQITAFEDYVQSMDVAAFNKI; this is translated from the exons ATGGGTTTCGGAGACCTGAAAACCCCCGCCGGCCTCCAGGTGCTCAACGATTACCTGGCGGACAAGAGCTACATCGAGGG GTATGTGCCGTCCCAAGCCGATGTGGCAGTGTTTGAAGCCGTCTCTGGGCCACCTCCCGCCGACCTGTGCCATGCCCTGCGCTGGTATAATCACATCAAGTCTTAcgagaaagagaaagccag cctgccAGGAGTGAAGAAATCCTTGGGCAAGTACGGCCCTGCCAGTGTGGAAGACACCACAGGAAGCGGAGCTGCGGATGCTAAGGATGATGACGACATTGACCTCTTCGGGTCTGATGATGAGGAG GAAAGCGAAGAAGCAAAGAGGCTCCGAGAAGAGCGCCTTGCACAGTATgaatcaaagaaagccaaaa AGCCTGCGGTTGTTGCCAAGTCTTCCATCTTGTTAGATGTGAAGCCTTGGGACGATGAGACAGACATGGCTAAATTGGAGGAGTGTGTCAGAAGCATCCAAGCAGATGGCTTGGTGTGGGGCTCTT CCAAATTGGTCCCCGTGGGTTATGGCATCAAAAAACTTCAAATACAGTGTGTAGTTGAAGATGATAAAGTTGGCACAGATATGCTGGAGGAGCAGATCACTGCTTTTGAGGACTACGTGCAGTCCATGGATGTGGCTGCTTTTAACAAAATCTAA